Proteins encoded within one genomic window of Nonomuraea gerenzanensis:
- the rmuC gene encoding DNA recombination protein RmuC — protein MDGVDVVSLLIGLAVGLLVGFLVARTRAAVRVAEADARARSSAEKLVYVEEQLAERFQALSTRALDVNNVRFLELAETRLAASRAEAAGDLDQRRQAVEHLVEPLKDALARVESQLRDTESGQRAARAELAKQMEFVRQSNEQLRSQTTALVRALQRPEARGRWGELQLRRVAEIAGMQRYCDFDEQVTEGSMRPDMVVRLAGGKNIVVDSKVSLAAYLEAAEASDDSLASVRLDAHARHVREHIDRLAAKAYWQGFNPSPEFVVLFIPGEAFLAPALERDPGMLEYAMTRRVHIATPTTLITMLRTAHYAWQQAALSENARAVFELGKELYERLSSLGRNVESLGKALTRAVEAYNKSVGSLESRVLVTARKLHDLGVVDGELDSPEMLEGLPRPLASPELLETSTLITHANGKLAGGSQ, from the coding sequence ATCGATGGAGTGGACGTGGTGTCGCTGCTCATCGGTCTCGCCGTCGGCCTGCTCGTGGGATTCCTGGTCGCCAGGACCCGCGCGGCGGTGCGGGTGGCGGAGGCCGACGCCCGGGCCAGATCGTCGGCCGAGAAGCTGGTCTACGTCGAGGAGCAGCTCGCCGAGCGGTTCCAGGCGCTGTCCACGCGCGCCCTCGACGTCAACAACGTGCGCTTCCTGGAGCTGGCCGAGACCAGGCTCGCGGCCAGCCGCGCGGAGGCCGCCGGCGACCTCGACCAGCGCAGGCAGGCCGTCGAGCACCTGGTCGAGCCGCTGAAGGACGCGCTGGCCCGGGTCGAGTCGCAGCTGCGCGACACCGAGTCGGGGCAGCGGGCGGCGCGGGCGGAGCTGGCCAAGCAGATGGAGTTCGTCCGGCAGAGCAACGAGCAGCTCCGCTCCCAGACGACGGCCCTGGTCAGGGCGCTGCAACGGCCCGAGGCCCGCGGCCGGTGGGGCGAGCTGCAGCTGCGCAGGGTGGCCGAGATCGCCGGCATGCAGCGCTACTGCGACTTCGACGAGCAGGTCACCGAGGGCTCCATGCGGCCCGACATGGTCGTCAGGCTGGCCGGGGGCAAGAACATCGTGGTCGACTCCAAGGTCTCGCTCGCGGCCTACCTGGAGGCCGCCGAGGCCTCGGACGACTCGCTCGCCTCCGTACGCCTCGACGCCCACGCCCGGCACGTGCGCGAGCACATCGACCGGCTGGCGGCCAAGGCGTACTGGCAGGGGTTCAACCCGTCACCGGAGTTCGTGGTGCTGTTCATCCCCGGCGAGGCGTTCCTGGCGCCGGCGCTCGAACGCGACCCCGGGATGCTGGAGTACGCGATGACGCGGCGGGTGCACATCGCCACCCCGACCACGCTGATCACGATGCTGCGCACCGCGCACTACGCCTGGCAGCAGGCCGCGCTGAGCGAGAACGCGCGGGCGGTGTTCGAGCTGGGCAAGGAGCTGTACGAGCGGCTGTCGTCCCTGGGCAGGAACGTCGAGTCGCTGGGCAAGGCGCTCACCAGGGCCGTGGAGGCGTACAACAAGTCGGTCGGATCGCTCGAAAGCCGCGTCCTGGTCACGGCGCGCAAGTTGCACGATCTCGGCGTCGTGGACGGCGAGCTCGACTCCCCCGAGATGCTCGAAGGGCTGCCCAGACCGCTGGCCTCCCCCGAACTGCTCGAAACCTCCACTCTGATAACCCACGCGAACGGTAAGTTGGCAGGCGGGTCGCAGTAA